A single genomic interval of Lepidochelys kempii isolate rLepKem1 chromosome 13, rLepKem1.hap2, whole genome shotgun sequence harbors:
- the LOC140896746 gene encoding olfactory receptor 11A1-like produces MEKGEGGNKTSVTEFILMGFGNLPGMQILFFLLFLGIYIVTMAANTLIVVLVVFDQHLHTPMYFFLGNLSCLEICCNSTILPRMLTGDRTLSVTGCIVKFYLFGFLVTTECYLLAAMSYDRYLAICKPLHYVTRMNGRFCIQLAAGSWLSSFIVLNILMCLVSQLAFCGPNEIDHFFCDLTPVINLSCSDTSLVTLATLILSSIDTVPPFMLTLTSYVYIISTILRIPSTSGRQKAFSTCSSHLIVVTIFYGTLMIVYMSPNTGALRAPNKVFSVFYTVLTPLINPLIYSLRNKEVKESLRKFLRKYRMFP; encoded by the coding sequence ATGGAgaaaggagaagggggaaataaaACGTCTGTCACAGAATTCATCCTGATGGGATTTGGGAATCTTCCTGGAATGCAAATTCTTTTCTTCCTGCTGTTTCTAGGGATCTATATAGTCACCATGGCTGCAAACACTCTCATTGTAGTGCTAGTTGTGTTTGATcagcaccttcacacccccatgtacttcttcctgggaaATTTGTCCTGCTTGGAGATCTGTTGCAACTCAACCATCCTTCCCAGGATGCTGACTGGGGACAGGACCCTTTCTGTTACAGGCTGCATTGTGAAGTTTTATTTGTTTGGTTTCCTAGTGACCACTGAGTGTTATCTGCTAGCTGCGATGTCTTATGATCGATACTTAGCGATATGTAAACCTCTGCACTATGTCACTCGTATGAATGGCAGGTTCTGTATCCAACTAGCAGCTGGATCGTGGCTAAGTTCATTCATAGTTCTTAACATATTAATGTGTTTGGTGTCACAATTAGCCTTCTGTGGCCCTAATGAAATTGATCATTTCTTTTGTGACCTCACCCCAGTGATCAATCTCTCCTGCAGCGACACCAGTCTGGTGACCCTGGCGACCCTCATATTGTCCTCCATAGACACTGTTCCCCCATTTATGTTGACCCTGACATCCTATGTTTATATCATCTCCaccatcctgagaatcccttccacCTCTGGGaggcaaaaggccttttccacctgCTCCTCCCACCTTATTGTGGTTACAATTTTCTATGGGACCTTAATGATTGTCTACATGTCACCAAATACTGGTGCACTCAGAGCCCCAAACAAAGTGTTTTCTGTCTTCTACACGGTCTTGACACCCCTGATCAATCCTCTCATCTACAGCTTGAGAAACAAAGAGGTCAAGGAGTCCCTGAGGAAATTTCTGCGGAAGTATAGGATGTTCCCATGA